The following proteins come from a genomic window of Microbacterium sp. SY138:
- a CDS encoding heavy metal translocating P-type ATPase: MTDTQSAAAPASVELEIGGMTCASCAMRIEKKLNRIDGVTATVNYATEKAKVTAPAGFDPALLIAEVEKTGYTAALRAPEAETGQDDAGDAPDAELTSLKHRLIASIVLTVPVIAMAMIPALQFMYWQWLSLALAGPVIVWAAWPFHKAAWTNLRHGAATMDTLISMGTIAALLWSLYALFFGTAGVPGMTHPFELTVAPSDGAANIYLEVGAGVTMFILAGRYFEKRSKRQAGAALRALLELGAKDVAVIRDGIEKRIPTADLQPGDEFVVRPGEKIATDGVIVSGTSAVDASMLTGESVPVEVGEGDAVTGATVNAGGRLVIRATRVGSDTQLAQMAKLVEDAQTGKAEVQRLADRVSGIFVPIVIAIALATLGAWLGAGFPASAAFTAAVAVLIIACPCALGLATPTALLVGTGRGAQMGILIKGPEVLESTRKVDTVVLDKTGTVTSGKMTLTAVHTAEGVDRRELLRLAGAVEDASEHPIAQAVAKAATQEIGALPVPEDFVNVEGKGVQGVIEGHAVLVGRESLLAEWSLHLPAALAAAKAEAESQGKTAIAVGWDGEARGVLVVADAVKPTSAQAISQLKSLGLTPVLLTGDNRAVAEQIAAEVGITDVIAEVLPKEKVEVITRLQRDGKVVAMVGDGVNDAAALAQADLGLAIGTGTDAAIEASDITLVRGDLRSAADAIRLSRRTLGTIKGNLFWAFAYNVAAIPLAALGLLNPMLAGAAMAFSSVFVVGNSLRLRSFRSQTADPSPAGSRAARERATPAVPAGTH, encoded by the coding sequence ATGACGGACACGCAGTCCGCGGCCGCACCGGCCAGCGTGGAGCTGGAGATCGGCGGCATGACCTGCGCATCGTGCGCGATGCGGATCGAGAAGAAGCTGAATCGGATCGACGGCGTCACGGCCACCGTGAACTATGCCACGGAGAAGGCCAAGGTGACCGCCCCGGCCGGCTTCGATCCTGCTCTGCTCATCGCGGAGGTGGAGAAGACCGGATACACCGCCGCCCTTCGTGCGCCCGAAGCCGAGACGGGTCAGGACGATGCGGGCGATGCCCCCGATGCCGAACTCACGAGTCTCAAGCACCGGCTCATCGCCTCGATCGTCCTGACGGTCCCGGTCATCGCGATGGCGATGATCCCGGCGCTCCAGTTCATGTACTGGCAGTGGCTCTCACTCGCGCTCGCCGGTCCCGTCATCGTGTGGGCGGCGTGGCCGTTCCACAAGGCGGCGTGGACGAACCTGCGCCACGGCGCAGCGACCATGGACACCCTGATCTCGATGGGGACCATCGCCGCATTGCTGTGGTCGCTCTACGCCCTGTTCTTCGGGACTGCAGGAGTCCCCGGGATGACGCACCCGTTCGAGCTGACCGTGGCTCCGAGTGACGGCGCCGCGAACATCTACCTCGAGGTGGGGGCGGGGGTGACGATGTTCATCCTCGCCGGGCGCTACTTCGAGAAGCGCTCCAAGCGTCAGGCCGGGGCCGCGCTGCGCGCGCTGCTCGAACTCGGAGCCAAGGACGTCGCCGTGATCCGCGACGGTATCGAGAAGCGGATTCCCACGGCCGACCTCCAGCCGGGCGATGAGTTCGTCGTACGCCCCGGTGAGAAGATCGCCACGGACGGGGTCATCGTCTCCGGGACCTCGGCCGTCGATGCCTCGATGCTGACCGGCGAGTCGGTGCCGGTCGAGGTCGGTGAAGGGGACGCCGTGACCGGCGCGACCGTGAACGCCGGCGGCCGCCTGGTCATCCGGGCGACCCGTGTCGGCTCCGACACGCAGCTGGCGCAGATGGCGAAGCTGGTCGAGGACGCGCAGACGGGGAAGGCCGAGGTGCAGCGCCTCGCCGACCGCGTCTCCGGGATCTTCGTGCCGATCGTCATCGCGATCGCCCTCGCCACCCTCGGGGCATGGCTGGGAGCCGGGTTCCCTGCCTCCGCAGCCTTCACGGCGGCCGTCGCCGTGCTCATCATCGCCTGCCCCTGCGCGCTGGGCCTCGCCACACCGACCGCTCTGCTGGTGGGGACGGGACGCGGAGCGCAGATGGGCATCCTCATCAAAGGACCCGAGGTGCTCGAATCCACCCGCAAGGTCGACACGGTCGTGCTCGACAAGACGGGCACCGTGACGAGCGGCAAGATGACGCTCACCGCCGTGCACACCGCGGAGGGCGTCGATCGACGCGAGCTCCTGCGGCTGGCAGGCGCCGTGGAAGACGCGTCGGAGCACCCCATCGCGCAGGCAGTGGCGAAAGCCGCGACTCAGGAGATCGGCGCACTCCCGGTGCCCGAGGACTTCGTCAACGTCGAAGGCAAGGGTGTTCAGGGCGTGATCGAGGGGCACGCGGTGCTCGTGGGTCGGGAATCGCTGTTGGCCGAGTGGTCGCTGCACCTGCCCGCCGCGCTCGCTGCCGCGAAAGCGGAGGCCGAGAGTCAGGGCAAGACCGCCATCGCGGTCGGGTGGGACGGCGAGGCGCGTGGCGTGCTCGTCGTCGCCGACGCGGTGAAGCCGACCAGTGCGCAGGCCATCTCGCAGCTCAAGAGTCTGGGTCTCACGCCCGTCCTCCTCACCGGCGACAACCGGGCGGTGGCGGAGCAGATCGCGGCAGAGGTCGGCATCACCGATGTCATCGCCGAGGTGCTCCCGAAGGAGAAGGTCGAGGTGATCACACGGCTGCAGCGCGATGGCAAGGTCGTCGCGATGGTCGGGGACGGCGTGAATGACGCGGCCGCACTCGCCCAGGCCGATCTGGGGCTCGCGATAGGCACAGGGACCGATGCGGCGATCGAGGCCAGCGACATCACACTGGTCCGCGGAGATCTGCGCAGTGCCGCGGACGCCATCCGCCTGTCCCGCAGGACTCTGGGCACGATCAAGGGCAACCTGTTCTGGGCCTTCGCCTACAACGTCGCGGCGATCCCGCTCGCTGCGCTCGGCTTGCTCAACCCCATGCTCGCCGGCGCGGCGATGGCGTTCTCCAGCGTCTTCGTGGTCGGCAACAGCCTCCGCCTGCGTTCCTTCCGGAGCCAGACGGCGGACCCCTCTCCGGCGGGGAGCCGTGCGGCGCGGGAACGCGCGACACCGGCAGTCCCCGCAGGAACCCACTGA
- a CDS encoding heavy-metal-associated domain-containing protein produces the protein MNTAGRLGLYGAGLVVVFGIAFAVAGAVVPDSAVASWMERGGAGHDEQSAELATQNTDNGKEQGTDVSGVMIAASGYTIGAISAPGETGTAGELSFVVRGPEGEPVTSYETAHGKQLHLIVVRSDGSRYRHVHPVLDVGTGAWSLPWTWEAAGTYRVYADFTASDGPGVTLSRTVDVGGPFTPQPPAETRSTATVDGFDVSISGDLVAGAGSELTVEIARDGVPVTTLEPYLGAFGHLVALRDGDLAYLHVHAHGDEPEPGEVAGPEVVFTAQAPTAGRYLLYLDFQVDGKVHTAPFVLDAVPADLSSNDTGDDHGGH, from the coding sequence ATGAACACCGCAGGCCGTCTCGGCCTCTACGGCGCGGGTCTCGTGGTGGTCTTCGGGATCGCGTTCGCGGTGGCCGGCGCCGTCGTTCCCGACAGCGCTGTGGCCTCCTGGATGGAGCGCGGGGGAGCCGGCCACGATGAGCAGTCGGCGGAACTCGCCACGCAGAACACGGATAACGGGAAAGAGCAGGGGACAGACGTGAGTGGAGTGATGATCGCCGCATCCGGATACACCATCGGCGCGATCTCGGCCCCGGGGGAGACCGGGACCGCGGGGGAGCTCTCCTTCGTGGTGCGAGGGCCCGAGGGCGAGCCGGTCACCTCGTACGAGACGGCCCACGGCAAGCAGCTTCACCTGATCGTGGTGCGTAGTGACGGCAGCCGATATCGGCATGTGCATCCCGTGCTCGATGTCGGGACGGGGGCCTGGTCGCTGCCATGGACCTGGGAGGCTGCGGGTACGTACCGTGTGTACGCCGACTTCACCGCATCGGACGGGCCCGGGGTGACGCTCTCACGGACCGTCGATGTGGGCGGGCCCTTCACGCCGCAGCCTCCGGCCGAGACGCGGTCCACCGCCACCGTCGATGGATTCGACGTGTCGATCAGTGGTGACCTCGTCGCAGGTGCCGGGAGCGAGTTGACGGTCGAGATCGCTCGGGACGGGGTACCCGTCACCACGCTCGAGCCCTATTTGGGTGCGTTCGGGCATCTGGTCGCACTCCGTGACGGAGACCTGGCCTACCTGCACGTGCACGCGCACGGAGATGAGCCCGAACCGGGTGAGGTCGCCGGTCCCGAGGTTGTCTTCACCGCGCAGGCTCCGACCGCCGGCAGGTACCTGCTCTACCTCGATTTCCAGGTCGACGGGAAGGTCCACACCGCGCCGTTCGTCCTCGATGCGGTTCCCGCCGACCTGTCGTCGAACGACACGGGCGACGACCACGGCGGGCACTGA
- a CDS encoding heavy-metal-associated domain-containing protein — MNTSEYQVSGMSCGHCEVAIRGEVSQIPGVDAIDISAQTGRLVVTSAEPLDDAAILAAVDEAGYQAVPA; from the coding sequence ATGAACACGAGCGAGTACCAGGTGAGCGGAATGAGCTGCGGCCACTGCGAGGTCGCTATCCGCGGCGAAGTCAGCCAGATTCCCGGTGTCGATGCGATCGACATCAGCGCTCAGACCGGCAGGCTCGTCGTGACGAGCGCAGAGCCCCTCGACGACGCGGCGATCCTCGCGGCGGTCGACGAGGCGGGTTACCAGGCAGTACCCGCCTGA
- a CDS encoding HAD family hydrolase, with the protein MTAHPSLPSWRDTRTRRDIEAFVASVTSGPDAVPVEERIAVFDNDGTLWSEKPMITQLHFVVEQWRAAAERAPELAERQPYLAAVSGDFAWLGAAIDKHYGGDDSDLGIIIQALVGLTDGMSVEDYAASVAEFYRTAQHPTLQRPYAETVYQPMVELLRFLEHHGFTCYIVSGGERDFMRPMTQANYGIPPERVVGSAFGLAWDDAEATVRYSSSLAFFDDGPEKPIRIWTRIGRRPLFVGGNSNGDTAMMDFARRGPRPGFALLVHHDDPSRGDIPYDAGAEKALADAADKGYTVVSVRDDWEKVFPDSARA; encoded by the coding sequence ATGACCGCTCACCCTTCCCTCCCCTCCTGGCGCGACACCCGCACACGCCGAGACATCGAGGCTTTCGTCGCCTCCGTGACATCGGGGCCAGACGCCGTTCCCGTCGAGGAGCGCATCGCGGTGTTCGACAACGACGGGACCCTGTGGTCGGAGAAGCCGATGATCACACAGCTGCACTTCGTCGTGGAGCAGTGGCGTGCGGCTGCGGAGCGGGCACCGGAGCTCGCCGAGAGGCAGCCGTATCTCGCAGCCGTGAGCGGCGACTTCGCGTGGCTGGGAGCGGCGATCGACAAGCACTACGGTGGTGACGACTCCGACCTCGGGATCATCATCCAGGCGCTGGTCGGGCTCACGGATGGAATGAGCGTGGAGGACTACGCGGCGTCGGTGGCGGAGTTCTACCGTACCGCGCAGCATCCGACGTTGCAGCGCCCCTACGCCGAGACCGTGTATCAGCCGATGGTCGAGTTGCTCAGGTTTCTGGAGCACCACGGCTTCACCTGCTACATCGTCTCGGGAGGTGAGCGTGACTTCATGCGTCCGATGACGCAGGCCAACTACGGGATCCCCCCGGAGCGCGTGGTGGGGTCGGCCTTCGGTCTCGCGTGGGACGATGCAGAGGCGACCGTGCGGTACTCGTCCTCCTTGGCCTTCTTCGACGACGGTCCCGAGAAGCCGATCCGCATCTGGACCCGCATCGGCCGGCGCCCCCTGTTCGTGGGGGGCAACTCCAACGGCGATACGGCGATGATGGACTTCGCACGCCGAGGACCGCGGCCGGGTTTCGCACTCCTCGTCCACCACGACGACCCGTCACGCGGCGACATCCCCTACGACGCGGGCGCCGAGAAGGCCCTCGCGGATGCTGCGGACAAGGGCTACACCGTCGTGAGCGTCAGAGACGACTGGGAGAAGGTCTTTCCGGACTCCGCGCGCGCGTGA
- a CDS encoding SHOCT domain-containing protein, whose translation MPLRRFGRPGLIGLAARTAVVAGTATAIGGAMSRHQQERAQGEYEQQQYEAAQQQAQIDAAAQNAASQYSSPPPAAPAQGDDLIAKLQQLASLKDSGVLSEAEFAAAKQKLLS comes from the coding sequence ATGCCCTTGAGAAGATTCGGTCGCCCCGGACTGATCGGCCTCGCCGCCCGGACGGCAGTGGTGGCCGGGACCGCGACCGCCATCGGCGGGGCGATGTCGCGGCATCAGCAGGAGCGTGCGCAGGGAGAGTACGAGCAGCAGCAGTACGAAGCCGCGCAGCAGCAGGCGCAGATCGACGCCGCGGCTCAGAACGCCGCTTCGCAGTACTCGTCTCCGCCTCCGGCCGCGCCCGCGCAGGGGGACGACCTGATCGCGAAACTGCAGCAGCTCGCGTCCCTCAAGGACTCCGGCGTCCTCTCCGAGGCCGAGTTCGCCGCGGCGAAGCAGAAGCTCCTGAGCTGA
- a CDS encoding DUF6325 family protein: MNDFRFGPAEFYLVGFEGTRPDPATFRALTDLVDSGIVRLLDFVVLAKSETGKVEIVELDDDDGVLDLGDFEPIAAGLAGEEDVESLAGALAPGQSAALVVLELAFARTLAQNLAAAGGQVLRTERVPAPVVNAMMDILDQEGE; this comes from the coding sequence ATGAATGATTTCCGTTTCGGTCCCGCCGAGTTCTATCTCGTCGGGTTCGAAGGAACCCGGCCGGACCCCGCGACGTTCCGCGCGTTGACCGACCTCGTCGACAGCGGGATCGTGCGCCTGCTCGACTTCGTCGTGCTCGCGAAGTCGGAGACCGGGAAGGTCGAGATCGTCGAGCTCGACGACGACGACGGAGTCCTGGACCTCGGCGACTTCGAGCCGATCGCGGCGGGTCTTGCGGGCGAAGAGGACGTCGAGTCGTTGGCGGGCGCGCTCGCCCCGGGACAGTCGGCTGCCCTGGTCGTCCTGGAACTCGCGTTCGCTCGCACGCTCGCACAGAATCTCGCCGCGGCGGGCGGACAGGTGCTGCGCACCGAGCGTGTTCCGGCGCCCGTGGTGAACGCCATGATGGACATCCTCGATCAGGAAGGTGAATGA
- a CDS encoding SHOCT domain-containing protein: MSIWDSFWDIIWWFFWVFVFVSYLMVLFNIVADLFRDHTLNGWWKAVWIIFLIFVPFLTALVYLIARGRGMGERSVSAYRDQQQAADSYIRSVAGSSPSDEIDKASKLLAAGTITPDEFAAIKTRALS, encoded by the coding sequence ATGTCCATCTGGGACAGTTTCTGGGACATCATCTGGTGGTTCTTCTGGGTATTCGTGTTCGTCTCCTACCTGATGGTGCTCTTCAACATCGTCGCCGACCTGTTCCGCGACCACACGCTCAACGGCTGGTGGAAGGCCGTGTGGATCATCTTCCTCATCTTCGTCCCCTTCCTCACGGCGCTCGTCTACCTGATCGCGCGCGGCAGAGGCATGGGCGAGCGGAGTGTCTCCGCCTACAGGGACCAGCAGCAGGCAGCCGACTCCTACATCCGCAGCGTCGCCGGCTCCAGCCCGAGCGACGAGATCGACAAGGCATCGAAGCTGCTCGCCGCGGGGACCATCACCCCCGACGAGTTCGCGGCCATCAAGACCCGCGCTCTGAGCTGA
- a CDS encoding DUF6325 family protein: MVEVVDVTTLQALGDVEFVAVHLEGDRLGPNVLEALLRQVEAGAIRLLDFLMIERLDLEEHRIVEVDRDEFALAGLALETPGLIGEDDARHFAATVPLGALAALILVEPIWVERFARDVDHREDRILATQPIPASIANTILSSALHQV; this comes from the coding sequence GTGGTCGAGGTGGTCGATGTGACGACTCTGCAGGCGCTCGGCGACGTCGAGTTCGTCGCCGTGCACCTCGAGGGCGACCGCCTCGGCCCGAACGTCCTCGAGGCCCTGCTGCGACAGGTGGAGGCCGGCGCCATCCGCCTCCTCGACTTCCTGATGATCGAGCGGCTCGACCTCGAGGAGCACCGGATCGTCGAGGTCGACCGTGACGAGTTCGCACTCGCCGGCCTCGCCCTCGAGACTCCCGGTCTCATCGGCGAGGACGACGCTCGTCACTTCGCGGCGACGGTTCCCCTCGGCGCACTCGCGGCGCTCATCCTGGTGGAGCCGATCTGGGTCGAGCGGTTCGCCCGTGACGTCGACCACCGAGAGGACCGCATCCTCGCGACCCAGCCGATACCGGCGTCGATCGCGAACACGATCCTCTCGTCGGCACTGCACCAGGTGTGA